A section of the Oncorhynchus gorbuscha isolate QuinsamMale2020 ecotype Even-year linkage group LG04, OgorEven_v1.0, whole genome shotgun sequence genome encodes:
- the LOC124034128 gene encoding 39S ribosomal protein L41, mitochondrial-like, which produces MGVLNALRRGLVRGADRMAEFTSKRGSRTHYKGRGAQPTGVLTSSRKFVPIQAMIPQFVVPDLEGFRLNPYVSYRTPVGTEPAVTPEGLFYEALAQQIQKDFEEGSFDKEQLEKYGFEPTQEGKLFKLYPKNFIQ; this is translated from the coding sequence ATGGGTGTATTGAATGCTCTTCGACGGGGCCTTGTGAGAGGAGCTGATCGTATGGCTGAATTCACCAGCAAACGTGGCTCAAGGACTCACTACAAAGGCAGAGGGGCACAGCCAACAGGAGTACTAACCTCCAGCAGAAAATTTGTTCCAATACAGGCAATGATCCCCCAGTTTGTGGTTCCTGACTTGGAGGGATTCAGACTCAACCCCTATGTGTCGTACCGCACCCCGGTTGGAACGGAGCCCGCTGTCACCCCTGAGGGTCTGTTCTACGAGGCTCTGGCCCAGCAGATCCAGAAAGACTTTGAGGAAGGCTCATTTGATAAGGAACAGCTTGAGAAATATGGATTTGAGCCCACGCAGGAGGGAAAGTTATTCAAACTATACCCAAAGAACTTTATACAATAA